The following are from one region of the Pseudodesulfovibrio piezophilus C1TLV30 genome:
- a CDS encoding AI-2E family transporter, which yields MPSVTDSKTCDNKGILMLDPNKPYTLDRVVRMVLSAGFVICLIWSLEYLATVLVPFVSALLMAYLLNPVTSAIEKKVGSRGVAVVVTVLGSIGFFVGIIWVVVPMMTSEIAHMGSVLQELVSNQEFAERVRTSLPPDLWVWVKNFAADRDIQDFFTSSGALAIAKGVALKVMPGITGVLRGTASLFTGILSLGVILLYLVFLLGDFGTIQKQWQNYLPKGYRQDATDFLEEFKQTMSHYFRGQVIIALLVGVLLSIGFLIIGLPLALVLGLFIGILNIAPYLGTIGLAPAVLLGGLSSLEAGDSPWLGIGLVLLVFVVVQALQEIVLIPRIQGEGLGLSPWMIILALSIWGKLLGFLGLLIALPVTCLLLSFYRRLIARRDKVMNEAGQG from the coding sequence ATGCCATCTGTTACTGATTCAAAAACATGCGATAATAAAGGAATCCTGATGCTTGACCCGAACAAACCATACACTTTGGACCGCGTTGTACGCATGGTACTCTCTGCCGGGTTTGTGATTTGCCTGATCTGGAGTTTGGAATATCTGGCCACTGTTCTGGTCCCTTTTGTTTCCGCCTTGCTCATGGCCTACCTGCTGAATCCGGTCACAAGCGCCATAGAGAAAAAGGTTGGCAGTCGAGGCGTGGCAGTTGTGGTGACTGTGCTTGGCTCCATCGGATTCTTCGTCGGCATTATCTGGGTCGTGGTGCCGATGATGACATCGGAAATTGCGCATATGGGTTCTGTCTTGCAGGAACTGGTTTCCAATCAGGAATTTGCCGAACGGGTTCGCACCTCTTTGCCGCCCGACCTCTGGGTATGGGTCAAGAATTTTGCTGCGGATCGGGATATTCAGGATTTTTTTACCAGCAGTGGGGCATTGGCTATTGCCAAGGGGGTGGCGCTTAAGGTCATGCCGGGCATCACGGGAGTGCTTCGCGGCACGGCAAGCCTTTTCACCGGGATTCTCAGTCTTGGCGTTATCCTCCTGTACCTTGTTTTTTTGCTTGGAGATTTCGGGACTATTCAAAAACAGTGGCAGAACTACTTACCCAAGGGCTATCGCCAGGACGCCACGGATTTTCTCGAAGAGTTCAAACAGACTATGAGCCATTATTTTCGAGGGCAGGTCATCATCGCTCTCCTGGTCGGTGTTCTCCTGTCCATTGGGTTCCTGATTATCGGTTTGCCACTGGCATTGGTGCTCGGTCTGTTCATCGGTATTTTGAACATAGCCCCGTACCTCGGGACCATTGGACTTGCTCCGGCTGTTCTTCTGGGCGGTTTGAGTTCCCTTGAGGCGGGTGATTCTCCATGGCTTGGCATTGGGCTGGTTCTTCTCGTCTTTGTCGTTGTTCAGGCGCTTCAGGAGATTGTATTGATCCCCCGGATTCAGGGGGAGGGGTTGGGGCTTTCGCCGTGGATGATCATTCTCGCCCTGTCCATATGGGGAAAGCTTCTTGGTTTTCTCGGACTGTTGATAGCGCTTCCTGTGACCTGCCTGCTTTTATCTTTTTACCGTCGGTTGATTGCCAGACGGGACAAAGTCATGAATGAGGCTGGTCAGGGGTGA
- a CDS encoding sensor histidine kinase, with amino-acid sequence MNRPDDSSETYSASGSTIPSEEERLRRVQERIEEKLHDYEGYDFSLQQVQALNIFFELAQELRGRDMFYAVCMMIPRVLFGLESNIYILEDEETFVLAGCSGDRCDMEPTRPWGKNLSKEVVQDGDSLFIPIHCNPEFTDLLPFEPPHDIIGCFEMHPCDTLPEHVLLFLEKYVNRIGFQLHHRIIRSRNREHLQFIKSMVEDIGHNVIVPNMYFKLYFNRLKRQIETLHVNTEKVLSMMVECNSDECVEQGNLLATTTAAIESQYQEIYRHYETTSMFLETLLRRRHFEEGRYVLVKREVNLRTNVLEPQLERYRQRFHERGIEVGFALGGAPDQMILLVMDPGLIAQVYANYFSNAVKYTTEATLPDGRTGKSVSYGWKILKDHYGEGKPGIKMWVTSTGAPLDLKDPMDVFKPGFRADNVAKESGSGRGLYFVRQVVELHGGSAEYRATEYGNEFSFILPFEQHSDLE; translated from the coding sequence ATGAACAGACCCGACGACTCATCCGAAACATACAGCGCGTCCGGCAGTACAATTCCTTCGGAAGAGGAACGTCTACGCCGTGTGCAGGAACGTATCGAGGAAAAGCTCCACGATTACGAAGGCTACGACTTCTCCCTGCAACAGGTCCAGGCGCTCAATATCTTCTTCGAACTGGCTCAAGAGCTTCGCGGAAGGGACATGTTCTACGCGGTCTGCATGATGATACCCCGTGTCCTTTTCGGACTGGAATCGAATATATACATTCTGGAAGATGAAGAAACATTCGTGCTGGCAGGATGTTCCGGCGACAGGTGTGACATGGAACCGACTCGACCATGGGGAAAAAATCTGAGCAAGGAAGTTGTTCAGGATGGAGACAGTCTCTTCATCCCTATCCATTGCAACCCTGAATTCACGGACTTGCTTCCCTTTGAACCGCCCCATGACATCATCGGCTGTTTCGAGATGCATCCCTGCGATACCTTGCCGGAGCATGTGCTGCTTTTTCTGGAAAAATACGTCAACAGGATCGGATTCCAGCTGCATCATCGCATCATCCGCTCACGAAACCGGGAACACCTCCAGTTCATCAAATCCATGGTGGAAGACATCGGTCATAACGTCATTGTCCCCAACATGTATTTCAAACTCTATTTCAACCGTCTCAAACGGCAGATCGAAACCCTGCATGTCAATACTGAAAAAGTTCTGTCCATGATGGTGGAATGCAACTCTGACGAATGCGTGGAACAAGGAAATCTGCTGGCCACAACCACGGCGGCCATCGAATCCCAATATCAGGAAATATATCGGCATTATGAAACCACATCGATGTTCCTGGAAACTCTCTTGCGACGACGGCATTTCGAGGAAGGCCGATACGTGCTCGTCAAGCGGGAGGTCAACCTGCGCACCAATGTACTGGAACCCCAACTCGAACGATATCGGCAACGCTTTCATGAGCGGGGCATTGAAGTGGGGTTTGCACTGGGAGGCGCACCAGACCAGATGATCCTGCTTGTCATGGACCCCGGACTTATCGCACAGGTCTACGCCAACTATTTCTCCAATGCAGTCAAATATACCACTGAAGCCACTCTGCCGGACGGACGCACTGGAAAATCTGTTTCCTATGGCTGGAAAATTCTCAAGGACCATTACGGAGAAGGCAAACCAGGCATCAAGATGTGGGTCACCTCAACGGGTGCCCCTCTGGACCTCAAGGACCCCATGGATGTCTTCAAACCCGGATTCAGGGCAGACAATGTCGCCAAGGAAAGCGGCTCGGGCCGGGGACTCTATTTTGTCCGCCAGGTTGTCGAATTGCACGGAGGCTCAGCCGAATATCGTGCCACGGAATATGGCAATGAATTCTCGTTCATTCTTCCTTTCGAACAGCACAGCGATCTCGAATAA